One genomic region from Streptomyces sp. NBC_00457 encodes:
- a CDS encoding Flp family type IVb pilin: MPKATTPEGCGMRMRDNDKGQTAVEYLGIIAVVVAIVLAITGTDIGQTIYDAITTQIANLTG; this comes from the coding sequence GTGCCGAAGGCGACGACACCGGAGGGGTGCGGCATGCGGATGCGCGACAACGACAAGGGGCAGACTGCGGTCGAGTACCTGGGGATCATCGCGGTGGTTGTGGCGATTGTGTTGGCGATCACTGGGACGGACATCGGGCAGACGATCTACGACGCCATCACCACGCAGATCGCGAATCTCACCGGCTGA
- a CDS encoding OmpA family protein — MTATSTWGVPPRLALTLGATSVMVAATLLAPTHARAADGPSVPPGTEPSASAPVEVDPNDPDLKLPEGATLAAPKVLDIKQVVEDQSGDERREDTNADVKFALQAEVLFPKDSARLTGEARSRLSAIADEIKTQNATRIRVFGFTDNLGSSAHGDVLSKQRANAVQEVLDEELNDPNITFEVRGYGEQYPIASNATEESRRKNRRVEVTFPRSEN; from the coding sequence ATGACCGCCACCTCGACCTGGGGCGTGCCTCCCCGTCTCGCCCTGACCCTCGGCGCCACGTCCGTCATGGTCGCCGCCACCCTGCTGGCCCCGACGCATGCCCGCGCCGCCGACGGCCCCAGCGTCCCGCCGGGCACCGAACCCTCCGCTTCCGCGCCCGTCGAGGTCGACCCCAACGACCCCGATCTCAAGCTCCCGGAAGGGGCCACGCTCGCCGCACCCAAGGTGCTGGACATCAAGCAGGTCGTCGAGGACCAGAGCGGCGACGAACGCCGGGAGGACACCAACGCGGACGTGAAGTTCGCGCTCCAGGCGGAGGTCCTGTTCCCGAAGGACAGCGCGAGACTGACGGGCGAGGCGAGGTCCCGCCTCTCCGCGATCGCGGACGAGATCAAGACCCAGAACGCGACACGGATCCGCGTCTTCGGCTTCACGGACAACCTCGGTTCCTCCGCCCACGGCGACGTCCTCTCCAAACAGCGCGCCAACGCCGTACAGGAAGTCCTGGACGAGGAACTGAACGACCCCAACATCACCTTCGAGGTCCGCGGCTACGGCGAGCAGTACCCGATCGCCTCGAACGCCACGGAGGAGAGTCGCAGGAAGAACCGACGGGTGGAGGTGACCTTCCCCCGCTCCGAGAACTGA
- a CDS encoding pilus assembly protein TadG-related protein translates to MTSARRFGDAGQAFPIYITVVGGLLFLAFVYLAVGQAAANRNGAQTAADAAALAAALDTRDKLTDEWVDNVLDPTKWRDILDGVDVELDGCGRAHELAAQNDATAACDPMPGLPPGYEVTVTTTKSVGDSIVPGTENTYSKASAAAVIEPLCDFDPPGEDAGDDVLPELNCEDDVNWELDPDDLGDLPGPEDLFDVHLADAQANDE, encoded by the coding sequence CTGACGTCAGCCCGTAGATTCGGCGACGCAGGGCAGGCTTTCCCCATCTACATCACGGTGGTCGGGGGCCTGCTCTTTCTCGCGTTCGTTTACCTGGCGGTTGGCCAGGCGGCCGCGAACCGGAACGGCGCTCAGACGGCAGCGGACGCGGCCGCGCTCGCGGCTGCCCTCGACACCCGCGACAAGCTCACGGACGAGTGGGTGGACAACGTTCTCGACCCGACGAAGTGGCGGGACATCCTCGACGGCGTGGATGTGGAACTCGACGGGTGCGGGCGGGCTCACGAGTTGGCAGCGCAGAACGATGCAACGGCGGCCTGCGACCCGATGCCCGGGCTGCCGCCGGGCTATGAGGTCACTGTTACGACCACGAAGTCCGTCGGCGACTCCATCGTGCCCGGCACGGAGAACACATACTCAAAAGCCTCCGCCGCCGCCGTGATCGAGCCGCTGTGCGACTTCGATCCCCCGGGTGAGGATGCCGGGGACGACGTACTGCCGGAGCTCAACTGCGAGGACGACGTGAACTGGGAGCTGGACCCGGACGATCTCGGCGATCTCCCGGGCCCCGAGGACCTCTTCGACGTCCATCTGGCCGACGCGCAAGCGAATGACGAGTGA
- a CDS encoding type II secretion system F family protein, translated as MELDNLVTLTTGITLLTCVLFVVGLHSYAAGRAQRAALVERLSAAGQVPVGRRRRFRNLDRRVRRTKVGKDLELRLAATGLDVTPGEFFAYMLASVAGLWLIGQATLAPFFGPLAGALGIWVAIQFLNWQRQKRIEKFINQLPELARILANATHAGLALRTAIGMAAEELEAPAGEELAKVANQLAVGASMDDALGELADRLPSRELVVLVTTLVLSNRAGGQVVTALRNLTETLEERKETRREIRTQLSQVTMTSYAVPVLGIGSLLLMNGVQEGSLDRMTGSPVGQGAVILAFALYAIGFIMIRRLSRIDV; from the coding sequence ATGGAACTCGACAACCTCGTCACGCTCACCACCGGCATCACCCTGCTGACCTGCGTCCTCTTCGTGGTGGGCCTGCACTCCTACGCGGCGGGCAGGGCGCAGCGGGCGGCCCTCGTGGAGCGTCTGTCGGCCGCCGGCCAGGTCCCCGTCGGCCGCCGGCGCCGCTTCCGCAACCTGGACCGCCGGGTGCGCCGTACGAAGGTGGGCAAGGATCTGGAACTCCGGCTGGCGGCGACGGGCCTGGACGTCACCCCGGGCGAGTTCTTCGCCTACATGCTCGCGTCGGTCGCGGGCCTGTGGCTGATCGGCCAGGCGACCCTGGCGCCCTTCTTCGGGCCGCTCGCCGGTGCGCTGGGGATCTGGGTGGCGATCCAGTTCCTCAACTGGCAGCGGCAGAAGCGGATCGAGAAGTTCATCAACCAACTGCCCGAGCTGGCCCGCATCCTGGCGAACGCGACGCACGCGGGGCTCGCCCTGCGTACGGCCATCGGGATGGCGGCGGAGGAGCTGGAGGCACCGGCCGGGGAGGAACTGGCCAAGGTGGCCAACCAGTTGGCGGTGGGCGCGTCGATGGACGACGCGCTGGGCGAGCTGGCGGACCGGTTGCCGTCGCGGGAGCTGGTGGTGCTGGTGACGACCCTGGTGCTGTCGAACCGGGCGGGCGGACAGGTGGTGACCGCGTTGCGGAATCTGACGGAGACGCTGGAGGAGCGGAAAGAGACCCGCCGCGAGATCCGCACCCAGCTCTCCCAGGTCACCATGACGTCGTACGCCGTCCCCGTGCTCGGCATCGGCTCGCTGCTCCTGATGAACGGGGTGCAGGAAGGCTCCCTGGACCGCATGACGGGCTCACCGGTGGGACAAGGGGCGGTGATCCTCGCGTTCGCGCTGTACGCGATCGGCTTCATCATGATCCGCCGCTTGTCCCGGATCGACGTCTGA
- a CDS encoding response regulator transcription factor, with the protein MQQQTKGGRLMPQALPHVRVLVADDNPVVRAGLTALLSGREDITVVAQAADGREACEAADRHRPDVILLDVRMPELDGISALPHLASIAPVMMLTYSTEPATVREALRQGAVGYLVHGEFTADELVTAVRDIREGRRHFTRTAVNATAYGENSPARRPKLPEQLAPPGQLATAGSVPTPTFGKGLSQLQSYMGQSLDRSRFRLSMREAEIMDLIATGLNNQQIAAACFISEKTVKNHINRIFAKLHSTSRAEAAAKWLGTAPSSATGLG; encoded by the coding sequence ATGCAGCAGCAAACGAAAGGAGGCCGCCTGATGCCCCAAGCCCTCCCGCACGTACGGGTATTGGTCGCGGACGACAACCCAGTGGTCCGAGCAGGCCTCACCGCGCTGCTGTCCGGCCGAGAGGACATCACCGTGGTCGCGCAGGCCGCCGACGGCCGCGAGGCCTGCGAGGCGGCGGACCGACACCGCCCCGACGTGATCCTCCTGGACGTCCGCATGCCCGAACTGGACGGCATCTCGGCATTGCCGCACCTGGCCTCCATCGCCCCGGTCATGATGCTGACGTACAGCACGGAACCGGCGACCGTCCGGGAGGCATTGCGTCAAGGGGCGGTCGGCTATCTGGTCCACGGCGAGTTCACGGCGGACGAGCTGGTCACCGCGGTGCGGGACATCCGGGAGGGCCGACGGCACTTCACGCGCACAGCGGTGAATGCGACTGCATACGGTGAGAATTCACCTGCCCGTCGTCCGAAGCTACCGGAACAACTCGCTCCACCAGGCCAGTTAGCCACTGCGGGCAGCGTACCCACGCCCACTTTCGGGAAAGGGCTTTCGCAACTGCAATCGTATATGGGACAGTCGTTGGACCGGTCGCGGTTCCGACTGAGCATGAGGGAGGCGGAGATCATGGACCTCATCGCAACTGGCCTGAACAACCAGCAGATCGCCGCCGCCTGCTTCATCAGCGAGAAGACCGTCAAGAACCACATCAACCGCATTTTCGCCAAACTCCACAGCACCAGCCGCGCCGAAGCCGCCGCGAAGTGGCTGGGCACGGCACCGAGTTCCGCGACAGGACTGGGGTGA
- a CDS encoding DUF5936 domain-containing protein, translating to MALLLALVMGIGVWGIFAGIRMYRADAKLPSDLALALEVGATRTGAVDSLIDRMGMRYAPAVLRMMGPKQVAKYRRKIDLAGNPGGLTIDRYAARRAVYGALGGVGCLVFVLRGQYLVALLLLAFAAFWTEVGIWSAIRIRKDVIERTLPDFLDVLAVVVSAGLGFRQALDRVASKYEGPWADELRITLRQMDLGMSRRQAFAELRRRNDSEQVAMFVTALQQGEELGAPIVDTLVALAKDMRRTDAQNARRKAARAVPKATLMITTFMVPATMILLVAGLLLGSGTDFGTVTGE from the coding sequence ATGGCACTCCTCCTGGCCCTGGTGATGGGCATCGGCGTCTGGGGCATCTTCGCCGGCATCCGCATGTACCGTGCCGACGCCAAACTCCCCAGCGACCTCGCGCTGGCCCTGGAGGTCGGCGCGACCCGGACCGGCGCGGTCGACTCCCTGATCGACCGCATGGGCATGCGGTACGCGCCCGCGGTCCTCCGGATGATGGGCCCGAAGCAGGTCGCCAAGTACCGCCGCAAGATAGACCTGGCGGGCAACCCGGGCGGTCTCACGATCGACCGCTACGCCGCACGCCGGGCGGTGTACGGCGCGCTGGGCGGCGTGGGCTGCCTGGTGTTCGTACTGCGCGGCCAGTACCTGGTGGCGCTGCTGCTGCTCGCCTTCGCGGCGTTCTGGACGGAGGTGGGCATCTGGTCGGCGATCCGCATCCGCAAGGACGTGATCGAGCGGACCCTGCCCGACTTCCTCGACGTACTGGCGGTGGTGGTCAGCGCGGGCCTGGGCTTCCGGCAGGCCCTGGACCGCGTCGCCTCGAAGTACGAGGGCCCCTGGGCGGACGAACTCCGCATCACCCTGCGCCAGATGGACCTCGGCATGAGCCGCCGCCAGGCCTTCGCGGAACTGCGGCGGCGCAACGACTCCGAGCAGGTCGCGATGTTCGTGACCGCCTTGCAGCAGGGCGAGGAGCTGGGCGCCCCCATCGTCGACACGCTGGTCGCCCTGGCCAAGGACATGCGCAGGACCGACGCGCAGAACGCCCGCCGCAAGGCCGCACGCGCCGTCCCCAAGGCCACGCTGATGATCACCACCTTCATGGTGCCGGCCACGATGATCCTGCTCGTCGCCGGGCTGCTGCTGGGGTCGGGGACGGACTTCGGGACTGTGACGGGGGAGTAG
- a CDS encoding sensor histidine kinase, producing MTRAGRAGLRGEARGLRRRRPVSAAEPPPQTPPEPALPLQVNALQAMCRQVFGFRLAMIALAAPSALLNANPGWGTRLVGSAVVVTFMVSYVLFRDWERFGPLLLRHPTLLALDTLFGSLLLISAGPDTTLAYVSVCTPLLAGIVYGWRGAAVFASLQSLILLLAHATLRKGHVDLAESLLLPGFCVINGALGSALRNLMLRFGTATQALTTVKARLAVTEAVDAERARLAREMHDSVAKTLHGVALAADGLANSASAPDTDPALIKQQAELIARAARRAAAESRELLEDLRQESDPSPTTDILTQLATYTSDFTRRTGLPATFHPPADADDQPLLTAHAVARQLLTIVGEAMENAHRHASATQVTVRAGVQDGALRISVYDDGRGLPPGSTVEQLRDSGHFGLLGMVERAESMGARLHFGRGDDARGTEVRLEIPLAALTPCSSKRKEAA from the coding sequence ATGACGAGGGCGGGCAGGGCGGGCCTGAGGGGCGAGGCCCGCGGTCTGCGACGCCGTCGGCCGGTTTCCGCCGCCGAGCCACCCCCGCAGACACCACCCGAACCCGCGCTCCCGCTCCAGGTGAACGCCCTTCAGGCCATGTGCCGCCAGGTCTTCGGCTTCCGCCTCGCCATGATCGCCCTGGCCGCCCCCTCGGCACTTCTCAACGCCAACCCGGGCTGGGGCACCCGCCTCGTAGGCAGCGCCGTGGTCGTCACCTTCATGGTCTCGTACGTCCTCTTCCGGGACTGGGAACGCTTCGGTCCCCTCCTCCTGCGCCACCCCACCCTCCTCGCCCTGGACACCCTCTTCGGCTCGCTCCTCCTGATCTCCGCGGGCCCTGACACCACCCTCGCCTACGTCAGCGTCTGCACGCCCCTGCTCGCGGGCATCGTCTACGGCTGGCGCGGCGCCGCCGTCTTCGCCTCGCTCCAGTCCCTGATCCTCCTGCTGGCCCACGCGACGCTGCGGAAGGGTCACGTGGACCTCGCGGAGTCCCTGCTCCTACCAGGGTTTTGCGTCATCAACGGTGCGCTCGGCTCGGCCCTGCGCAACCTGATGCTCCGCTTCGGCACCGCCACCCAGGCCCTGACCACGGTGAAGGCCCGCCTCGCCGTCACGGAGGCGGTCGACGCGGAACGCGCCCGGCTGGCACGGGAGATGCACGACTCGGTGGCCAAGACCCTGCACGGCGTGGCCCTGGCGGCGGACGGCCTGGCGAACTCGGCGAGCGCACCGGACACGGACCCCGCCCTGATCAAACAACAGGCGGAACTGATCGCGAGAGCAGCACGCAGGGCGGCGGCCGAGTCCCGCGAACTCCTGGAGGACCTGCGCCAGGAATCCGACCCGAGCCCGACGACCGACATCCTCACCCAACTTGCCACCTACACCAGCGACTTCACGAGGCGTACGGGGCTGCCGGCGACGTTCCATCCGCCGGCCGACGCCGACGATCAGCCACTCTTGACAGCGCACGCAGTGGCTCGCCAACTCCTCACGATCGTCGGCGAGGCCATGGAGAACGCCCACCGCCACGCGTCCGCGACCCAGGTGACCGTACGCGCAGGCGTCCAAGACGGCGCGCTGCGCATCAGCGTGTACGACGACGGACGCGGCCTGCCTCCCGGCTCCACCGTCGAACAGCTCCGCGACTCCGGCCACTTCGGCCTGCTCGGCATGGTTGAACGGGCAGAGTCGATGGGCGCGCGCCTGCACTTCGGCCGAGGCGACGACGCACGAGGCACGGAGGTCCGCCTCGAAATCCCCCTGGCGGCCCTGACGCCATGCAGCAGCAAACGAAAGGAGGCCGCCTGA